A DNA window from Adhaeribacter pallidiroseus contains the following coding sequences:
- a CDS encoding M48 family metalloprotease yields the protein MNLVNKNWQSSKYLHNAIESINTLLEKDPDLYSSLRNLFFVITSADIPSLTNQTIYNSSSNGFAVTESNYYMPEVSKNYFVHLIIVNQQICEQANLDDEELTAVLLHELGHVFNMYKQEPIPTLIYCLKTNTTYNADLEAKTKEENSIYNEYYADYFVVKNGYSQQLIKSLKKYTNLDFAINHDQIAKRIQMIQNGDCEFTGILKELKPMVK from the coding sequence ATGAATCTTGTAAACAAAAACTGGCAGTCTTCAAAATACTTGCATAATGCAATTGAAAGCATAAATACCTTACTTGAAAAAGACCCTGATTTATACTCATCATTACGAAATTTATTTTTTGTAATTACAAGTGCTGATATCCCTTCTTTAACAAATCAAACAATTTATAACAGTTCCTCAAACGGGTTTGCTGTTACAGAAAGTAATTATTACATGCCAGAGGTTAGTAAAAATTATTTTGTTCACCTAATAATTGTGAACCAACAAATTTGTGAACAAGCGAATTTGGACGATGAAGAGTTAACAGCTGTATTACTTCATGAACTTGGACATGTATTTAACATGTACAAACAAGAACCTATTCCAACCTTAATTTATTGCCTTAAAACTAATACAACATATAATGCTGACTTAGAAGCCAAAACAAAAGAAGAAAACAGCATTTATAATGAATATTATGCTGACTATTTTGTAGTTAAGAATGGATATAGCCAACAATTGATAAAAAGCCTTAAAAAGTATACAAACCTAGATTTTGCTATAAATCATGATCAAATTGCAAAACGAATTCAAATGATACAAAATGGGGATTGTGAATTTACAGGAATTCTGAAAGAATTAAAACCTATGGTAAAGTAG
- a CDS encoding recombinase family protein, producing MIQVEKKYVAYYRVSTAKQGTSGLGLEAQQYAVASFLNGQKITSEYVEVESGKKNNRPQLIAAIEQARKIKGTLVIAKLDRLSRNASFIFTLKESGVDFVCADMPDANTLTIGIFAVLAQHERELISSRTKAALQAKIAQGAKLGKPENLTYQDRVAGAQALKQKAATNQNNKRAAAMIKLYRSQELSWLAIASKLNEAGFRASRGGEFQAVQVQRIYQRIKL from the coding sequence ATGATACAAGTGGAGAAAAAGTATGTCGCTTATTACCGGGTATCAACAGCCAAGCAGGGAACCAGCGGTTTGGGATTAGAAGCACAGCAATACGCCGTGGCCAGTTTTCTGAATGGTCAGAAGATTACCAGTGAATACGTCGAAGTAGAAAGTGGAAAGAAAAACAACCGGCCGCAGCTGATTGCAGCCATCGAGCAGGCTCGTAAAATTAAAGGCACATTAGTTATTGCCAAGCTGGACCGGCTCAGCCGGAACGCTTCTTTTATTTTTACTCTGAAAGAAAGCGGAGTTGATTTTGTGTGTGCTGATATGCCCGATGCCAATACTTTAACCATCGGAATCTTTGCGGTGCTGGCCCAACACGAACGGGAGCTGATCAGCAGCCGGACTAAAGCCGCTCTGCAGGCGAAGATTGCTCAGGGTGCCAAATTAGGCAAACCAGAAAACCTGACTTATCAGGACCGGGTGGCCGGTGCCCAGGCATTAAAACAGAAAGCAGCCACTAATCAGAACAACAAGCGAGCCGCGGCTATGATTAAGCTTTACCGTTCGCAGGAATTAAGTTGGTTAGCCATTGCCAGTAAATTAAACGAAGCTGGCTTTCGGGCCAGCCGGGGCGGAGAATTTCAAGCTGTGCAGGTGCAGCGGATTTATCAAAGAATAAAATTATAG
- a CDS encoding type IV toxin-antitoxin system AbiEi family antitoxin domain-containing protein yields MAGKSRFIIAESSIKSFFKQSLQNVFSREQLNGIFEERRAAWNLPIATNSVRFIDQLQKRGILTKTEILFDGYLNNKERYITDSANVFEVAVSLVNKSYLSHYTAVFLNDLTNQVPKTIYVTFEQSKKAAGNSQLKQEAIDAAFSKPQRRALTEAKYGDFSFLILNGMNTGRTGIHTIENVPVTNLERTLIDITVRPSYAGGVYSVLEAYQNALPRISLNKLVATLDNLNFIYPYHQAVGFYLERAGYSGKKLENLRSRKKEFKFYLTYEIQEKDFSEDWQLYFPKGM; encoded by the coding sequence ATGGCTGGAAAGTCCCGATTTATTATTGCTGAAAGTAGTATTAAGTCCTTTTTCAAGCAGAGCCTTCAGAATGTTTTCTCGCGTGAGCAACTAAATGGAATATTTGAAGAAAGAAGAGCAGCTTGGAATTTGCCAATTGCTACTAATAGCGTTCGATTTATTGATCAGCTGCAAAAAAGAGGAATTTTAACTAAAACCGAAATTTTATTTGACGGCTACTTAAATAATAAGGAACGTTATATTACTGATTCTGCTAATGTATTCGAGGTAGCTGTATCTTTGGTCAACAAATCTTATTTATCCCATTATACAGCTGTATTTCTGAATGATTTAACTAATCAGGTACCAAAAACTATTTATGTCACTTTCGAGCAAAGCAAGAAAGCAGCTGGTAACTCGCAACTAAAGCAAGAAGCAATAGATGCAGCTTTCTCGAAGCCGCAACGAAGAGCCTTAACTGAAGCGAAATATGGAGATTTCTCTTTTCTCATTCTCAATGGTATGAATACCGGAAGAACTGGTATTCATACCATTGAGAATGTTCCAGTAACGAATCTGGAACGTACCTTAATTGATATAACTGTTCGGCCAAGCTACGCTGGAGGAGTTTACTCAGTGTTGGAAGCCTACCAAAATGCCTTGCCCCGAATCTCACTAAATAAGTTGGTTGCTACTTTAGACAACTTAAATTTTATTTATCCTTATCATCAAGCCGTTGGATTTTATTTAGAGAGAGCGGGATACTCCGGTAAAAAATTAGAGAACCTACGAAGCCGAAAGAAAGAATTTAAATTTTATCTGACCTACGAAATACAGGAAAAAGATTTCTCAGAAGATTGGCAGCTATATTTTCCTAAGGGAATGTAA
- a CDS encoding nucleotidyl transferase AbiEii/AbiGii toxin family protein, with protein sequence MNLDLVNKIKRLAIIALASDDQLIESIVLKGGNAIDLAYHDSSSISRTSYDLDFSIEDGDFEEDVAVISERIHKTLVQTFGEHGFALIDYKFNNRPKTPTIEFWSGYQVTFKVLDQKIFNDNKDNISNQRRLAIPLKPGRSSTGPSPTFELEFSKFEYVGSKAAIDVDGFTVYVYTPEMIVFEKLRAICQQLPQYKGVIKSFSARPRARDFYDIHLIMEMHQLDANSNKNKELIAKIFGAKQVPLGFIKEISTNKEFHKDNWDSVKDTVSKFEKSESFDFYFDYVVNTFQPLTFP encoded by the coding sequence ATGAATTTAGATTTAGTTAATAAAATCAAGCGATTAGCAATTATTGCTTTAGCTTCGGATGATCAACTAATAGAAAGTATTGTTTTAAAAGGTGGCAATGCTATTGATCTTGCCTATCACGATAGCAGTTCCATTTCCAGAACTTCCTATGACTTAGACTTCTCGATAGAAGATGGCGATTTTGAAGAGGATGTGGCTGTTATTAGCGAGAGAATTCATAAAACTTTGGTACAGACTTTTGGAGAGCACGGGTTTGCTCTTATAGATTATAAATTTAATAATAGGCCTAAAACACCAACTATTGAGTTTTGGAGTGGCTACCAAGTTACTTTTAAAGTATTAGATCAAAAAATATTCAATGACAATAAAGATAATATAAGTAATCAAAGAAGACTGGCAATCCCGCTTAAGCCTGGACGTTCTTCAACTGGTCCCTCTCCTACTTTTGAATTAGAATTTAGTAAATTTGAGTACGTAGGGAGCAAGGCTGCAATAGATGTTGACGGGTTTACTGTATATGTGTATACCCCGGAAATGATTGTTTTTGAAAAATTAAGAGCTATCTGCCAACAGTTACCACAATATAAGGGTGTTATTAAATCTTTTTCTGCTCGTCCTCGAGCCCGAGATTTTTATGACATACACCTCATTATGGAAATGCATCAGCTTGATGCTAACTCAAATAAAAATAAAGAACTTATAGCGAAAATATTTGGTGCTAAGCAGGTTCCTTTAGGCTTTATTAAAGAAATCAGTACGAATAAAGAGTTTCATAAAGACAATTGGGATAGTGTAAAAGACACCGTTTCTAAATTTGAGAAATCCGAAAGTTTTGATTTTTACTTTGATTATGTAGTTAACACCTTCCAACCACTTACATTCCCTTAG
- a CDS encoding PhoPQ-activated protein PqaA family protein: MKANRLKGLLLLLLVLGTFYGYGQKQPLRIPPSNALLQYVHKPDTSFHWQNNQPSLASNGVFYEVNFQSQTWQSIPWNHKLIVYFPTQAKHPATMLLVLQHLYDQEAGLASLKVISDSTGTPAAMLYDIPNQPLFEGKEEDDLQAYTFSQYLKTGDESWPLLFPMVKSVVRAMDVVQLLAKQQKQLAVTDFIIAGHSKRGHTTWLTAAADKRVKGIIPIAIDILNSKAQLPHHLEAFGAYSTPSQTTTDLLKELQQPRGQRLIQMVDAYSYREQLLIPKLIVSATNDNFFTTDALNLYWPGLKGPKAVLYLSNANHVQADADSRINATAFAFIRAVAAHRSLPPLIWQYRPDNDRIRLEIRTDKRATKAQLWISRAKTKDFRQAVWSSQPITQISRAKGDQGSIYTVEVPRPDSGYTAIFGEVEFIEDGHSFLLSTQTHISSSGR; the protein is encoded by the coding sequence ATGAAAGCCAATAGGTTAAAAGGTTTACTCCTCCTATTACTAGTTCTAGGCACCTTTTATGGTTATGGTCAAAAGCAGCCTTTACGCATTCCGCCTAGTAATGCCTTACTCCAATATGTTCACAAACCAGATACTTCTTTTCACTGGCAAAACAATCAACCAAGCCTAGCTAGTAACGGGGTGTTTTATGAAGTAAACTTCCAGTCGCAAACCTGGCAAAGCATTCCCTGGAACCATAAACTTATCGTTTACTTTCCTACCCAAGCCAAACACCCGGCTACTATGCTCCTGGTGTTGCAGCATCTATATGACCAAGAAGCTGGTCTGGCTAGTTTGAAAGTGATCAGTGACTCCACCGGTACGCCGGCCGCGATGCTCTACGATATTCCCAATCAACCTTTATTCGAAGGCAAGGAAGAAGATGATCTGCAGGCTTATACCTTTTCGCAGTACTTAAAAACGGGTGATGAAAGCTGGCCTTTACTATTTCCTATGGTGAAAAGTGTGGTGCGCGCCATGGATGTGGTACAACTATTAGCCAAGCAGCAAAAACAACTGGCCGTAACTGATTTTATCATCGCCGGTCACTCGAAGCGGGGACATACTACTTGGTTAACGGCGGCAGCTGATAAACGCGTAAAAGGAATTATTCCCATCGCCATTGATATCTTAAACTCAAAGGCGCAATTACCCCACCATTTAGAAGCCTTTGGTGCCTACAGCACACCTTCGCAAACCACAACGGATTTGCTTAAAGAACTCCAACAGCCCCGCGGACAACGTTTGATTCAAATGGTGGACGCGTATTCTTACCGGGAGCAGCTCTTAATACCTAAGTTAATAGTTTCAGCCACCAACGATAACTTCTTCACCACGGATGCTTTAAACTTATATTGGCCCGGTTTAAAAGGACCTAAAGCAGTGCTTTATCTCTCGAATGCGAACCATGTCCAGGCCGATGCAGATTCGCGAATCAACGCCACCGCTTTTGCCTTTATCCGCGCTGTGGCCGCACATAGAAGTTTACCGCCCTTGATTTGGCAGTACCGGCCAGACAATGATCGTATTCGGTTAGAGATCCGAACCGATAAGCGAGCCACGAAAGCCCAATTATGGATTAGTAGGGCCAAAACAAAGGATTTTCGGCAAGCGGTGTGGAGCTCTCAACCTATCACGCAAATAAGTAGAGCGAAGGGAGATCAAGGATCTATTTACACCGTCGAAGTACCCCGACCAGATAGTGGATATACGGCCATTTTCGGGGAAGTGGAATTTATAGAGGATGGACATTCGTTTTTACTTTCTACCCAAACTCACATCAGTTCATCTGGTAGATAA